Genomic DNA from Phoenix dactylifera cultivar Barhee BC4 unplaced genomic scaffold, palm_55x_up_171113_PBpolish2nd_filt_p 000697F, whole genome shotgun sequence:
GAGGCATCCGAAATGAAAAGCTAAAGCCCCTGTGGAACGATGGCAACGGACGGACAGgaccaagtgtgaattgatgaGGGTGGTGGTGACACCCCTAACCATCCTAACACAACGTATCCATCTCTTTTTGATTTGTTGGGATGTGTGACGCAAAGTAAGGATGGGGTCAGCAAAGTTGACGCTTTGCGAGTGGATCGTCCTTGTCATGatattgtttttatatataaattatttCGAGACTTGAAGCTTACCCACCAAGATGTCTTATATTATAATCTATCACTAACTTGGTCAGAAATCCAGAAGAGAAGATGCCCGGTGTTCCGCTCGTCCTCTTGCTCCAGCTTTTCCCAAAAGAAGAATTGAGTTTCGGCCTATTACGGCGCCTTCAAAGTTCAAACCAGAGACACTCCTAAGAAAAGTGGTCAACTAAGGGGCAAGCCAAGCCTGACtccattttataaaaatattattaaaaataatttaatataataaaattagaagattgaaataaaaaaatttgaagGAGTTATGTAAGATATATTGCACTAAAAACATAATTCGTCTCTATATGCACTCTCATATATAATATTTCGAATCTTTTCGAAAATCAATGTAGTCGTAGCACTCCTATAAAAACATGTCTCGcaagaaatattttaaaataactaaaatttagataataaaaaaaattaatttttttaattaaaactccaGCACTACACACTACACACTACACAGAAACTAACAACCACGTAAGGCCAACATGGATGAGTAAGACCACGGCGAACGTGACCTGCCTTAGAAAACAGTAGATCAACATAGCGATCAAGTGAGAACACCAGCATCAATACCAAAGAGAAGCCCTGTAACAGTCGTACAAACATAACAACCTTTTTGTAGGGCCAACCTACTACTTGCTCATCCATTCAATTTGATttaccagagagagagagagagagagagagagagaccatcTTTTCGTTCAACTTCAGAACCTAAAAGCATAATGTTGATGATATACAACTTTTAAAGTATATAATTTACACTCCACTACCACCTCAACACACTCATTCTAACTGAAACGGGAAGTATTAAGCAAGTAGAAACAAAAACACAAGAAGACAGCAGGTATCACGGGAGATCATAGTTGGAGAGGCACATTCCGACGGAGCCGGTTCAGTACTTCGGGCCGATCCGGTTCACGAGGGCGAGAGCATTGCTGGTGAGCTGGGCCACCTCGACCACCTTCTTCCGGATGGCCTCCCTTGTACTGCCGGAGCCGCTCTGGGACAAGCTATCCAGGCAGGTGTTCTCGTCGGTGAGGGCGGCGCTGCACCAGGTCTGGACGTTGTTCAGGTGCCACATGAACCCGGCCGATCCAGCCCGGCCGAGCCGGCCCAGCTCCTGGGCCGACTGCCGGAGCCGGTCCACGCTGTCGGCCATGTTCTCGAGGCAGTCCCGGACGGCGCCGGCCTCCCGGGCCTTGATGGCCTTGCTCCCGCCGGCCGAAAGCCGGGCCACGTAGGCGGAGGCGGACCGGGCCCGGTCAGCGCTGACGGTGAGGGCGGCCCGCGCCAGCTCCCGGGGACTGCGGCGGACCGAGGGGGCGTAGGCTGAGAGGCACTTGATGCAGAGAGCCGGGTACGTGGTGGTGCGGCAGGAGGAGCGGATGAAATCAGTGGATGAGGAGGCGGCGGATGTGACCTCTCCGGCGGAGATGCACAGCAGGAGTAGCAAGAGATGGGGCACCTTGGGAGGTGTGGCCTCGGCCATTCTCTCGCTGTCTCTCTGTGAATGTGGACTGGTTAGCGTCTGCCAGCGAGTTTGGTCTCACGTATAAAGAAGCGCAAGGAGCACGTGGCACGCTTTTATTGCCTGCCCCAATAGGGAGCTAAGGTGGCATATTTCGAGGTCCCACAGCCAGCGGAATATCCCAATTTTCGGATGCATCACTTTCCCAGGATTGCTTCAGACCACTGCTCTATCCTAATAAGTACCTCACATCTCACTTCGTATTGCAGTCCTTTTTGTTTTGAGAAGATTTGGCTTTTTTACCTTCGGTCGTGGAACATGGTGCGAGAGGCCTGATGGAAGTTATGCGGGGGACGCCATGTACAGAGTGACCTGCAAGTTGGAACTGACTAGGCACCGGCTCGCAGATAAATCGAAAAGAGATGGGGAATATCTTCAGAAGAATAGAGAAGACAGAAGCATCCATTACCAGGTTCCAGTCTCTAGAGGAGCGTGGGGGAGGCCTATTTAATGGCGAACAGGAGGAGCTCAGGGTCTTGTTGTCCAGGCATCACTCACTTCTCAAGCAGTAGAAGGTCTTTTGGAGACAAAAGTCTAGGATTCAATAGATCTTAGAGGAGGACCGAAAGACTAGGTTCTTCCATCAATTGACTATCATTCGGAGGCAGAGCAACAAAATCTGCAAGATCAGGGACAACAGTGGACAATTGACAAAGGATCCCAACACCATTAGGCGGACCTTGGAGCGGTTCTTTCGGTTTAGGTGGACTGATCAAGTGGACGGCAGTGGTGTTGTCAGTGAGCTGGCTTCATCGATGAGGGTCTCGGAGGAGGAGAATGCGGCTTTGGTCAGCCCAATTTCAGATGCGGAAGTCCAGGTAGTCCTATGTCCTTAGGCAAAGATAAGGTCCCGGGGCTGGATGGTTCCGCCAATCTATTTAAGAAAGTAATGACAAATGTCCAGCAGTTTTTCTTAATTGTGACTATGCCTAATAACTGGAAAGGGGACCTTCATCACCCTGATTTCGAAGAGGCAGGATCCTGCAGAACTGGACCACTTTTGGCTGATCAGCCTCTGCATAGGATGAGGGGCATCCTCCCTAAACTTATTAGCTCTAAGCAGAGGGCCTTGTTGATGGTCGGTTTTTCTCCGACAATGGGCTCATTGCCCACGAGTTTATATATGACCTCCAAGGGCTCCTAGATGGAGGAGTTTGATGGGCATCAAGTTCAATATAGAGACAGCCTACGATAAGATGAGGTGGGACTTCGTGACACACTCCCTAGAGAGTTTCAGCTTTTACCCGCTATGGACCAGGTAGATTCAGGGTTGTATTTAGGCCCCGCCCTTTGCTATACTAGTGAACGGCTCTCCCTCGCATTTCTTCGAGTCTTCGGTTGGGTTGAAGCAGGGTTGCTTGCTTCGCCACTTCTGTCCATCATCTGCATGGACAAGTTATCTAGAGCGCTCCGGCACACCTCAGTGGTTCTAGATGTGGAGGCTTACAGGTTGGCGCTGGACTTTGTTTAGATCTTGCATCTGCTCTTTGCTGACGATTACTTGCTGTTGGCCCGTGCGACGAGGCAGTAGGCTTAGTTGATTCGAAGGATTCTCGTGGAGTATTATGCAACGTCCGGGCAACAAGTCAATTTGGCAAAGTCAGATATCTGCTGCAGCCCGAAGATTCATCCAAGAGTGAAGgcttctgttgcccagatagacaacccaagagggggggtgaattgggttttaaattaatttggataattaaaacgttatggatgattaattaaaaactattgcaagttatttaattaatgctaagtgctgtgagtgatgtgagaggaagaagagaagagacaatccaatgcaaacacagagttttatagtggttcggagctaccccttgctcctacgt
This window encodes:
- the LOC103698824 gene encoding pectinesterase inhibitor 9-like gives rise to the protein MAEATPPKVPHLLLLLLCISAGEVTSAASSSTDFIRSSCRTTTYPALCIKCLSAYAPSVRRSPRELARAALTVSADRARSASAYVARLSAGGSKAIKAREAGAVRDCLENMADSVDRLRQSAQELGRLGRAGSAGFMWHLNNVQTWCSAALTDENTCLDSLSQSGSGSTREAIRKKVVEVAQLTSNALALVNRIGPKY